One Cyprinus carpio isolate SPL01 chromosome A16, ASM1834038v1, whole genome shotgun sequence genomic region harbors:
- the LOC109057465 gene encoding LOW QUALITY PROTEIN: hyaluronan synthase 1-like (The sequence of the model RefSeq protein was modified relative to this genomic sequence to represent the inferred CDS: substituted 1 base at 1 genomic stop codon): MDIKPVLRRFGSRVRAILTFLFALLVLGVMLWAYIYGFQIATSPYNIISFGFYGVLLSLHVLIQSFFAFVEHRCMNARRKPCSYTKTIGLTISAYQEDPAYLHECLQSVRALQYPSELLRIIMVVDGNSEDDRYMMEMFREVFADQDPGCYIWQNNYHSWNPTGPEADDGVVFEDPQRLEVEELIRTKKCVCIMQKWGGKREVMYTAFKALGSSVDYIQVCDSDTKLDPLATVELCKVLESNQKYGAVGGDVMILNLKDSCISFMSSLRYWMAFNIERSCQSFFDCVSCISGPLGLYRNDLLQQFLESWYNQKFLGTHCTFGDDRHLTNRMLSMGYATKXYTARSKCYTETPAQFLRWLNQQTRWTKSYFREWLYNAMWWHKHHLWMTYESIVSGIFPFFVTATIIKLFWTGTLWDILWVLCCIQLIGLVKATYACILRQKAVMLFMSLYSALYMTSLLPAKYFAIITMNKSSWGTSGRRKMVGNYIPLAPLSVWAAILLGGLGYTIYKESKKDWTTDVKKEEIEFLIFGAVAYVCYWLVMICLYWMWFRRLFRKRSQSYTVNV; the protein is encoded by the exons ATGGATATCAAGCCAGTATTAAGGAGATTTGGCTCTCGTGTCCGGGCCATTCTCACATTTCTCTTCGCTCTCCTGGTACTTGGGGTGATGTTATGGGCATACATCTATGGTTTCCAGATAGCCACATCTCCGTATAACATCATTTCATTTGGTTTCTATGGAGTGCTGCTTAGCCTCCACGTCCTAATTCAgagcttttttgcttttgtggaGCATAGATGCATGAATGCAAGACGCAAACCATGCTCTTACACAAAAACCATCGGCTTAACTATATCAGCCTATCAGGAGGACCCTGCTTATCTCCATGAGTGCCTTCAGTCAGTACGGGCTCTGCAGTATCCATCTGAGCTGCTACGCATCATCATGGTGGTGGACGGGAACTCAGAAGATGACCGCTACATGATGGAGATGTTCCGTGAGGTCTTTGCAGACCAGGATCCTGGCTGTTATATATGGCAAAACAACTATCACTCTTGGAACCCCACTGGTCCAGAAGCAGACGACGGAGTTGTGTTTGAAGACCCTCAGCGCTTAGAGGTTGAAGAACTCATCAGGACCAAGAAGTGTGTGTGCATCATGCAAAAATGGGGAGGAAAGAGGGAAGTGATGTATACAGCATTCAAGGCACTAGGGTCCTCAGTGGATTATATACAG GTATGTGACTCAGACACGAAATTAGACCCCCTGGCCACAGTTGAGCTCTGCAAGGTGCTGGAGAGCAACCAGAAATACGGTGCGGTGGGAGGCGATGTGATGATCCTTAACCTTAAAGACTCCTGTATCAGCTTCATGAGCAGCCTGCGCTACTGGATGGCATTTAACATTGAGAGGTCCTGCCAGTCCTTCTTCGACTGCGTCTCCTGTATCAGCGGCCCCTTAG GTCTTTACAGGAATGACCTGCTGCAGCAGTTTCTGGAATCCTGGTACAACCAGAAATTTCTTGGCACCCACTGTACTTTCGGGGATGACCGTCATCTCACCAATCGAATGCTAAGCATGGGCTATGCTACAAAGTAA TACACTGCTCGTTCAAAGTGCTACACGGAAACTCCTGCCCAGTTTCTGCGCTGGCTCAATCAGCAGACACGTTGGACCAAATCCTACTTTCGTGAATGGCTCTATAATGCCATGTGGTGGCACAAGCATCACCTGTGGATGACCTACGAATCCATTGTGTCAGGcatctttcctttttttgtcaCTGCCACCATTATCAAGCTCTTCTGGACAGGCACTCTGTGGGACATTTTGTGGGTCTTGTGCTGCATCCAACTGATTGGTCTGGTAAAGGCAACCTATGCCTGCATCCTACGACAGAAAGCAGTGATGCTCTTCATGTCCTTATACTCTGCCCTCTATATGACCAGCCTCCTGCCTGCCAAATACTTTGCCATTATCACCATGAACAAAAGCAGCTGGGGGACATCAGGCCGTCGTAAGATGGTGGGGAATTATATCCCCCTGGCACCTCTATCAGTGTGGGCTGCCATTTTGTTGGGAGGCCTGGGGTACACGATCTACAAGGAAAGCAAAAAGGATTGGACAACAGATGTAAAGAAAGAGGAGATCGAGTTTTTAATATTTGGAGCTGTAGCTTATGTGTGCTACTGGCTTGTAATGATCTGCCTCTATTGGATGTGGTTTCGGAGATTATTCCGAAAACGCTCACAGAGTTACACTGTGAATGTATAG